The Palleronia sp. THAF1 genome window below encodes:
- a CDS encoding UTP--glucose-1-phosphate uridylyltransferase — MFDISAQASRATHAPQPVRTAIFPVAGLGTRFLPATKATPKELLPVIDTPLIQFAIDEARAAGIERFIFVSHPSKASIERHVRQDANLARQLRRKGKNQIARKLEEAALSECEHDIVFVMQDEPLGLGHAVNCAAAHALPGAVAVILPDDLILGKGCIKEMVDAYQTAGVGHMVASMQVASDKVSSYGILDPIETNGQIIRARGMVEKPDATDAPSRQAVVGRYVLDGSIFSDLDRIEPGAGGEYQLTDAIAAGAARLGLAGFAFSGTRFDCGSKAGMLAATLHRAQQDDEFADVLASVAAPMSAAKVTVAA, encoded by the coding sequence ATGTTCGATATTTCCGCTCAAGCCAGCCGCGCCACCCATGCTCCGCAGCCCGTTCGCACGGCAATTTTCCCGGTCGCCGGTCTTGGCACCCGTTTCCTGCCGGCCACCAAGGCGACCCCGAAAGAGCTGTTGCCGGTCATCGACACGCCGCTGATCCAGTTCGCCATCGACGAGGCGCGCGCCGCCGGTATCGAACGCTTCATCTTCGTGTCCCACCCCTCGAAGGCGTCGATCGAACGGCACGTACGCCAAGATGCCAACCTGGCCCGCCAGTTGCGCCGCAAAGGCAAGAACCAGATCGCGCGCAAGCTGGAAGAGGCGGCGCTCAGCGAGTGCGAGCACGATATCGTCTTCGTCATGCAGGACGAGCCGCTGGGCCTTGGCCACGCCGTCAACTGCGCCGCCGCCCACGCGCTGCCCGGTGCGGTTGCCGTAATCCTGCCGGATGACCTGATCCTTGGCAAAGGCTGCATCAAGGAAATGGTCGATGCTTATCAAACCGCCGGTGTGGGCCACATGGTCGCTTCCATGCAGGTCGCGTCCGATAAGGTGTCGTCCTACGGTATCCTCGATCCCATCGAGACCAATGGCCAGATCATCCGCGCCCGCGGCATGGTCGAAAAGCCCGATGCGACGGATGCTCCGTCGCGCCAGGCCGTCGTTGGCCGCTACGTGCTGGATGGGTCGATCTTCTCCGATCTCGACCGGATAGAGCCCGGTGCAGGCGGCGAATATCAACTGACCGACGCCATAGCCGCCGGGGCCGCGCGTCTGGGTCTGGCCGGTTTCGCCTTCTCCGGCACGCGGTTCGACTGCGGGTCCAAGGCTGGAATGCTGGCGGCGACCCTTCACCGGGCGCAGCAGGACGATGAGTTCGCCGATGTGTTGGCGTCCGTCGCGGCCCCGATGTCAGCGGCGAAAGTCACCGTCGCCGCCTGA
- a CDS encoding NAD(P)H-dependent glycerol-3-phosphate dehydrogenase gives MGLTKTEARALSADAEPYQRIAVIGSGSWGTALASVARRAGREVVIWGRDPQTIAAIRDDGRNPKYLGDVALPDGIEATTDMAEALERAEAVLIVTPSKTLREVCAKMRPHLQPGVPVALCAKGIEAKTGLLLGEVAASELPGHPIGALSGPTFARETVLAHPTAATVAFDFTYRDRLEPSQSPAARLALSMSSDSFRPYISDDLVGVEIGGAVKNVIAIACGMMSGAGFAENTRAALITRGMDEMKTLAENLGGRRETVTGLSGAGDLTLTCSSTTSRNMSLGTQLGSGLKRSECFDGKPVVVEGEVNSISVIDLAERIGVTLPICAAVHAVLHDGADITQTFRDLWSQPIEAEPKGMAIRFQHPFGDRA, from the coding sequence ATGGGATTGACCAAGACAGAAGCACGCGCGCTTTCGGCTGACGCCGAACCTTACCAACGCATCGCGGTGATCGGCAGCGGCTCGTGGGGGACGGCGCTGGCGTCGGTCGCACGGCGTGCGGGGCGCGAGGTCGTGATCTGGGGCCGTGATCCACAGACCATCGCCGCTATCCGCGATGATGGCCGCAACCCGAAATACCTTGGCGATGTCGCCTTGCCCGACGGGATCGAGGCCACGACGGACATGGCCGAGGCCCTGGAGCGGGCAGAGGCCGTGCTGATCGTCACGCCGTCGAAGACCTTGCGCGAGGTCTGCGCCAAGATGCGCCCGCATCTGCAGCCCGGCGTACCAGTTGCCCTATGCGCCAAAGGGATCGAGGCCAAGACAGGCCTTCTGCTGGGAGAGGTCGCCGCCAGCGAGTTGCCCGGCCACCCCATCGGCGCGCTGTCTGGCCCTACCTTCGCGCGTGAAACGGTTCTGGCGCACCCCACCGCCGCCACCGTGGCCTTCGATTTCACCTACCGGGACCGGCTGGAGCCGTCGCAGAGTCCAGCCGCGCGTCTGGCCCTGTCGATGTCGTCCGATAGTTTCCGGCCTTATATCTCCGACGATCTGGTGGGTGTAGAGATCGGCGGCGCAGTCAAGAACGTCATCGCCATCGCATGTGGCATGATGTCGGGCGCCGGTTTTGCCGAAAACACCCGCGCCGCCCTGATCACGCGCGGCATGGACGAGATGAAGACGCTGGCCGAGAACCTTGGCGGTCGCCGCGAAACGGTGACGGGCCTGTCGGGTGCGGGCGATCTGACGCTGACGTGTTCTTCCACCACCTCGCGTAACATGAGCCTTGGCACGCAGCTGGGCAGTGGCCTCAAAAGGTCCGAATGCTTCGACGGCAAGCCCGTCGTGGTTGAGGGCGAGGTCAATTCCATTTCCGTCATCGACTTGGCCGAGCGCATCGGTGTGACGCTGCCGATCTGTGCGGCGGTCCATGCGGTTCTGCACGACGGCGCAGATATCACGCAGACGTTCCGCGATCTGTGGTCCCAGCCCATCGAAGCCGAGCCCAAGGGCATGGCGATTCGCTTCCAGCATCCCTTCGGAGACCGCGCATGA
- the ggpS gene encoding glucosylglycerol-phosphate synthase, which translates to MSSDLVIVYHRQPYEEVERDGEIVRIENKSPNGIVPTLKGFFGRVDKGAWVAWKLSETPSNPDFERVIEIEDSYGKYSVSRLPLTEAQVKSFYHVTSKEAFWPILHSFKEKYDYDPVDWPTFREVNWAFAEAAANEAAQGAVVWVHDYNLWLVPGYLRKLRPDLRISFFHHTPFPSADMFNVLPWRREIVESLLACDVVGFHIPRYAANFVGVAESLFDIETGPREPVNPDFVKEGVALNERRVAEVLTFRDHKVRVLASPVGVDMDFIEEKAALEDTQIRAREIRSEAAGSQFVLSVGRTDYTKGGTDQLMSFERVLDEHPELHGKVRLMHVSVSANRNMTVYEGIQNEIEATVGRINGRFGSFDWTPVTLMSRAIPFDDLVSYYRAADVCWITPLADGMNLVAKEFAACRSDLRGALVLSEYAGAAVEMGSAILANPFSHKSMDKALLQALHMPENEQEDRMRHMRDTIRKYDISAWAEDQMAGFAGFDDPA; encoded by the coding sequence ATGTCTTCGGATCTTGTCATCGTCTACCACCGCCAACCCTATGAAGAGGTCGAGCGCGACGGAGAGATCGTGCGCATCGAAAACAAAAGCCCCAACGGCATCGTCCCGACGCTCAAAGGGTTCTTCGGGCGGGTGGACAAAGGGGCGTGGGTGGCCTGGAAACTGTCCGAGACACCGTCGAACCCCGATTTCGAGCGCGTCATCGAGATCGAGGACAGCTACGGCAAGTACTCCGTCAGCCGCCTGCCGCTGACCGAGGCGCAGGTCAAATCGTTCTATCACGTCACCTCGAAAGAGGCATTCTGGCCGATTCTGCACTCCTTCAAAGAAAAGTACGACTACGACCCCGTCGACTGGCCGACGTTCCGCGAGGTCAACTGGGCCTTCGCCGAGGCCGCGGCGAACGAGGCCGCGCAGGGGGCCGTTGTCTGGGTTCACGATTACAACCTGTGGCTTGTGCCCGGTTACCTGCGCAAGCTGCGTCCCGACCTGCGGATCAGCTTCTTCCACCACACGCCCTTCCCATCGGCAGACATGTTCAACGTGCTGCCGTGGCGGCGCGAAATTGTGGAATCGCTTCTTGCCTGTGATGTCGTCGGCTTCCACATCCCGCGCTATGCGGCGAACTTCGTGGGCGTTGCCGAAAGTCTGTTCGACATCGAAACAGGCCCGCGCGAGCCTGTGAACCCCGATTTCGTCAAGGAAGGCGTGGCTTTGAACGAACGCCGCGTGGCGGAGGTTCTGACCTTCCGCGACCACAAGGTGCGCGTTCTCGCCTCGCCGGTGGGGGTCGACATGGACTTCATCGAAGAGAAAGCCGCGCTGGAGGATACGCAGATCCGCGCGCGTGAGATCCGCTCTGAGGCGGCTGGCAGCCAGTTCGTACTGTCGGTCGGGCGGACCGATTACACCAAGGGCGGCACCGACCAGCTGATGAGCTTCGAGCGCGTGCTGGACGAACACCCCGAGCTGCACGGCAAGGTGCGGCTGATGCACGTGTCTGTCAGCGCGAACCGCAACATGACGGTCTATGAGGGCATCCAGAACGAGATCGAAGCCACGGTCGGGCGGATCAACGGTCGTTTCGGCTCTTTCGACTGGACGCCCGTAACCTTGATGAGCCGCGCGATCCCGTTCGACGATCTGGTCAGCTATTACCGCGCCGCAGATGTATGTTGGATCACGCCGCTGGCGGATGGCATGAACCTTGTCGCCAAAGAGTTCGCGGCCTGCCGCTCTGACCTGCGCGGCGCGCTGGTCCTTTCGGAATATGCGGGTGCCGCGGTCGAGATGGGATCGGCGATCCTGGCCAATCCGTTCAGCCACAAGTCCATGGACAAGGCGCTTTTGCAGGCGTTGCACATGCCAGAGAACGAACAGGAAGATCGTATGCGCCACATGCGCGACACGATCCGAAAGTACGATATCTCCGCATGGGCGGAAGATCAGATGGCCGGATTTGCAGGCTTCGACGACCCTGCCTGA
- a CDS encoding HAD-IIB family hydrolase produces MTETLPTDRDIAGCRFVLATDLDGTFLGGSEADRQVLYDWIEANRDTVGLIFVTGRDPAFIAELCDGGVPWPEYVIGDVGTTIAKVHSGDIRPIESLEKDIAELWNDSGDRVREALDGVSGLTLQETEFRYRVSYHLRPDLLDKETVRQVEDMGFDWIASDGKYFDVLPKGISKGPSLKKLVSHLAISPNAVLAAGDTLNDLSMLECGLPAVAVGGSEDALVERVEPLPHVYIAQAIGAAGISEAIAARDMHDTPPNHD; encoded by the coding sequence ATGACCGAGACACTGCCAACAGACCGCGATATCGCCGGGTGCCGCTTCGTGCTGGCGACCGATCTTGACGGAACCTTCCTTGGCGGTAGCGAGGCCGATAGACAGGTCCTTTACGATTGGATCGAGGCGAACCGCGACACCGTCGGCCTGATCTTCGTGACCGGGCGCGACCCCGCCTTCATCGCCGAGCTGTGCGACGGTGGCGTTCCCTGGCCCGAATACGTCATCGGCGATGTGGGCACGACGATCGCAAAGGTCCACTCCGGCGATATCCGACCCATCGAGTCTTTGGAGAAGGACATCGCGGAGCTGTGGAACGACTCCGGCGACCGCGTCCGCGAGGCGCTTGACGGCGTGTCGGGCCTGACGCTTCAAGAGACCGAATTTCGCTATCGCGTCAGCTATCACCTTCGGCCCGACCTTCTGGACAAGGAAACCGTGCGGCAGGTCGAGGATATGGGGTTCGACTGGATCGCCTCTGACGGGAAGTACTTCGACGTGCTGCCCAAGGGTATCAGCAAAGGCCCGTCCTTGAAAAAGCTGGTGTCGCACCTGGCCATTTCGCCGAACGCCGTATTGGCGGCGGGCGATACGTTGAACGACCTGTCGATGCTGGAATGCGGATTGCCCGCCGTCGCAGTCGGCGGATCGGAAGACGCTTTGGTCGAACGCGTCGAACCCCTGCCCCACGTCTATATCGCGCAGGCGATCGGTGCCGCCGGTATTTCCGAGGCAATCGCCGCGCGCGATATGCACGACACACCACCCAACCACGACTGA